Proteins encoded within one genomic window of Candidatus Kryptoniota bacterium:
- a CDS encoding bifunctional homocysteine S-methyltransferase/methylenetetrahydrofolate reductase, whose translation MKKPFRDRLKDGVIVCDGAMGTLFELYEYDEKPPEIQNIKNPDIVERAHREYIEAGAEIIETNTFSGNRMRLEAYHLADKLKEINTAGVEIAKRAAEDNVYVAGAVGPSGRLLEPLGKTTRSQVRAVFKEQIELLVKGGVDLLILETFLDLNELDEAIDAAKEVSKDIPIVAQKTFSEDGAILSTDFPVEVVRHIKSKGVDVVGSNCTVGPQRMYGIIKSIYSEDVILSAQPAAGIPTLVDGRSIYHATPEYLATYAKQLVEAGVTIIGACCGSTPSHIRAIAEAVRGVKIERKPIAVRKRVVPGEIAVETKPPSKSALSEKIGKKFVATVELDIPRGLDISSVIEGARFCKENGIDAVHITDGARARIRMSPLVISHRVQTETGIEAITHLTTRDRNMIGLQADLLGAHALNLRNILVITGDPAKIGDLPQAKSVFDIDSIGLIKIVKSMNCGRDSMGNPIGESTSFMIACAANPSADDFAYEIDKLAQKVESGADVIVTQPIYEMETFTKFMKAVEPMHTPVILGVLPLRSFKHAEFLHHEIPGISIPARIREKMRSSGEKATETGIEISADILREVKKSVAGAYLLPPFKKYDVAIRVLEKAAV comes from the coding sequence ATGAAAAAGCCTTTCCGGGACAGATTGAAGGACGGCGTCATCGTATGCGACGGCGCGATGGGAACGCTATTCGAGCTTTACGAGTACGACGAGAAGCCGCCTGAAATACAAAACATAAAGAACCCTGACATAGTCGAGCGGGCGCACCGCGAGTATATCGAAGCCGGCGCCGAGATCATAGAGACAAATACGTTCTCCGGGAACAGGATGCGCCTGGAAGCGTACCACCTTGCCGACAAGTTAAAGGAGATAAACACAGCGGGTGTAGAAATCGCGAAGCGTGCCGCTGAGGACAACGTGTACGTGGCAGGTGCTGTGGGGCCGAGCGGCCGGCTCCTCGAACCTCTTGGCAAAACGACGAGGAGCCAGGTGAGAGCGGTGTTCAAGGAACAGATCGAGCTCCTCGTGAAAGGCGGCGTCGATCTCCTGATCCTGGAAACATTTCTGGACCTGAACGAACTCGACGAGGCGATCGATGCAGCAAAGGAAGTTTCCAAAGACATCCCGATCGTCGCGCAGAAGACGTTCTCAGAGGACGGGGCGATACTCTCGACCGACTTTCCGGTGGAAGTTGTGAGACACATTAAATCGAAGGGTGTTGATGTCGTCGGCTCCAATTGCACTGTCGGCCCGCAGAGAATGTATGGAATTATAAAGTCGATTTACTCGGAAGACGTAATCCTGTCCGCGCAGCCCGCCGCCGGAATACCGACTCTCGTCGACGGAAGATCGATTTATCACGCCACTCCGGAATATCTTGCGACATACGCCAAGCAGCTTGTGGAAGCGGGCGTCACGATCATCGGTGCGTGCTGTGGATCTACGCCTTCGCATATTCGCGCAATTGCCGAAGCGGTTCGCGGAGTGAAAATTGAGAGGAAGCCGATTGCTGTCAGGAAGCGGGTGGTGCCCGGCGAGATCGCTGTCGAAACAAAGCCGCCTTCAAAGTCGGCACTGTCGGAAAAGATCGGAAAAAAATTTGTCGCCACAGTCGAACTCGATATTCCACGCGGTCTCGACATCTCAAGCGTTATCGAGGGAGCAAGGTTCTGCAAAGAGAACGGAATCGACGCTGTTCACATCACCGACGGTGCCCGCGCGAGGATCAGGATGAGTCCGCTCGTCATTTCACATCGAGTCCAGACCGAAACAGGGATAGAAGCGATCACGCATCTCACCACGCGTGATCGAAACATGATCGGGTTGCAGGCCGATTTGCTCGGCGCTCATGCTCTGAATCTCAGGAACATTCTTGTCATCACCGGCGATCCGGCAAAGATCGGCGATCTGCCACAGGCGAAATCGGTGTTCGACATCGATTCCATCGGTCTGATAAAGATCGTCAAGAGCATGAACTGCGGGCGCGATTCCATGGGTAACCCCATCGGTGAGTCGACCTCGTTCATGATTGCTTGCGCGGCGAACCCTTCGGCTGACGACTTCGCGTATGAAATCGACAAACTCGCCCAAAAGGTCGAATCGGGAGCCGATGTGATCGTCACACAGCCGATCTACGAGATGGAGACATTTACCAAATTCATGAAGGCAGTCGAGCCGATGCACACACCCGTGATACTCGGTGTACTCCCGCTCAGGAGTTTTAAACATGCCGAGTTCCTCCATCATGAGATTCCCGGGATAAGCATCCCCGCCAGGATCAGGGAGAAAATGAGATCTAGCGGAGAGAAGGCGACCGAGACCGGTATTGAAATTTCGGCTGACATCCTGAGGGAGGTAAAAAAGTCTGTCGCCGGCGCGTACCTGCTTCCACCGTTCAAGAAGTACGATGTCGCAATAAGGGTCCTCGAAAAAGCAGCCGTATAA